CGGTAGCAGCCGGTCCTCGCCCCAGTCGCCGCCGCCGATGACGTTGCCTGCCCGGACCGTGGCCACCGCCGGGCCGGCCTTGGCAAAGAACGAGCGGCGGAAGCTGGCGGTGGCGATCTCGGCGCAGGCCTTGCTGGCGGCGTACGGGTCGTGGCCGCCCAGGGCATCGTTCTCCCGGTAGCCCCAGGGCCATTCCCGGTTCTCGTAGCACTTGTCGCTGGTGACCACCACCACCGCCCGCACCGAGGGACAGAACCGGACCGCCTCCAGGAGATGGACGGTGCCCATGACATTGGTGGCGAAGGTGGCCCGAGGCTCGCTGTAGGCGCGCCGCACGATGGCCTGGGCCGCCAGGTGCAAGACCACCTCCGGCTGCTGCTCGCTGAGGCTCTGGCAGAGATACGGCAGGTCAGCCAGATCGCCGGTGATGCTCTCCATGGCCTCGCCCACGCCGGCGGCAACGAAGAGCGACGGCTCGGTGGGCGGCGCCAGGGCATAGCCGCGGACCTCGGCCCCCATCGCCTGCAGCCACAGGGCCAGCCAGCTGCCTTTGAAGCCGGTGTGGCCGGTGACAAAGACCTGGCGTCCCTGCCAGAAGGCCGGATCTAGTCCCAGAGCTTCCATGGCGCGTGGCCGGCGTTCCAGGTGTTGCGCAAGGTTCGCAGCTCGTGCAGGGTGTCCACACACTGCCAGTAGCCGTGGTGGCGGAAGGCAAAGAGCTGGCCGGCCGCCGCCAGGCGCTGGCAGGGGGCCAGCTCCCAGGATGTGTCGTCGCCGTCGATGTAGTCCAAAACCTCTGGCTCCAGGACGAAGAAGCCGCCGTTGATGATGTGGTCGGCGCCGGCCGGCTTTTCGCTGAAGGCCACCACCCGCGAGCCTTCCAGGTGCAGCATGCCGAACCGGTAAGGGGGGCTGACCGCGGTGATGGTGGCGAGTCCCCCGTGGCTGCGGTGGAAGGCCAAGAGCTCCGCCAGGTTGACGTTGGACAGGCCGTCGCCGTAGGTGAAGAAGAAGGTGCTGGTGAGCCGGCCGGCCAGGCGCTTCAACCGGCCACCGGTCATGGTGTGGGCCCCGGTGTCCTTGAGCTCGATCCGCCACCGCTCGGCACAGGGGCAGGTGGCGGTGCAGGTGCCCGCCGCCAGGTCCACCAGGAGATCGGCCTCGGTCTGGGGGTACTGCATGAAATAGCGCTTGATCACCTCGCCCTTGTAGCCCAGGGCGATGATGAAATCGTCATGGCCCTGGGCGGAAAAGATCTTCATGAGATGCCACAAGAGGGGCCGGCCCCCCACCTCGATCATGGGCTTGGGCAGCACCTCGGTCTCCTCCGACAGCCTGGTGCCGTAGCCGCCGGCGAGAATCACCACCTTCATCGGCCCGCCTCCTGGCCGGCAGCCGCCACGCAGCGCAGGTAGCCGTCCGGCGCGGCGGTGATCAGCAGCCGGTCCTCGATCCCCTTGTCGATCACGAACCGGTCCGTGCTCCGCAAAAACTCCCGGACCGCGGTCTTGGGGTTGTTGCCCGGGCCCCAGGGCCGGTCCAGGAACAGCTCTGCCGGCAGATCCTCGATGCCGGTATCGAAGACCACGCAGTAGCTGCCCGGCGAGACCAGCGGCGAGTAGATCTCAAGCTCCCGAAGCACGTGGTCGTGGGTGTGGTTGGAGTCGAGGCAGACCAGGACCCTCTGGCCGGTGCCGACCAGGGAGTGGACCGTCCGGGCGATGGCCGGGTCGATGCTCGAGCCCTCCAGCATGGTGATGCGGCGGGAAAGGGGGCTCTGTTCGATGGCCGCCCGGTTGTGGGGCCGGATGTCGATGTCGATGCCGATGACCCGGCCGTGGC
The nucleotide sequence above comes from Thermodesulfobacteriota bacterium. Encoded proteins:
- a CDS encoding CmcI family methyltransferase, producing the protein HGRVIGIDIDIRPHNRAAIEQSPLSRRITMLEGSSIDPAIARTVHSLVGTGQRVLVCLDSNHTHDHVLRELEIYSPLVSPGSYCVVFDTGIEDLPAELFLDRPWGPGNNPKTAVREFLRSTDRFVIDKGIEDRLLITAAPDGYLRCVAAAGQEAGR
- the rfbG gene encoding CDP-glucose 4,6-dehydratase, with amino-acid sequence MEALGLDPAFWQGRQVFVTGHTGFKGSWLALWLQAMGAEVRGYALAPPTEPSLFVAAGVGEAMESITGDLADLPYLCQSLSEQQPEVVLHLAAQAIVRRAYSEPRATFATNVMGTVHLLEAVRFCPSVRAVVVVTSDKCYENREWPWGYRENDALGGHDPYAASKACAEIATASFRRSFFAKAGPAVATVRAGNVIGGGDWGEDRLLPDLMRGFAAGRPVRLRHPGAVRPWQHVLDPLAGYLLLAQRLATEGSPWAEAWNFGPPAEGIVPVAMVVERAAALWGGGAAWEGDAPDQPHETRFLALDSAKARARLGWRPRLDLPAALALTVAWYRAYQAGAAMRPFTLGQIQSFLAGGQP
- the rfbF gene encoding glucose-1-phosphate cytidylyltransferase; the encoded protein is MKVVILAGGYGTRLSEETEVLPKPMIEVGGRPLLWHLMKIFSAQGHDDFIIALGYKGEVIKRYFMQYPQTEADLLVDLAAGTCTATCPCAERWRIELKDTGAHTMTGGRLKRLAGRLTSTFFFTYGDGLSNVNLAELLAFHRSHGGLATITAVSPPYRFGMLHLEGSRVVAFSEKPAGADHIINGGFFVLEPEVLDYIDGDDTSWELAPCQRLAAAGQLFAFRHHGYWQCVDTLHELRTLRNTWNAGHAPWKLWD